Proteins encoded in a region of the Rutidosis leptorrhynchoides isolate AG116_Rl617_1_P2 chromosome 9, CSIRO_AGI_Rlap_v1, whole genome shotgun sequence genome:
- the LOC139869180 gene encoding uncharacterized protein produces the protein MILYGASQNGLSIWYHRSSEKVVIAKCGQRPPKLKNPDEGKKRKYKRYSGVDKSEEPKCDWRCYGRKMKNEDSFQVISLKDEHTCVRNFRFGSLINYKWIGKEFGDKIRANPNIRLVDIAALVMKKYKCQVTPNQCRKAKDWALSEYEKSIEQHYSLLRSYGDELLSSNPGSTVKIGVTNGPDEKVFFDRMYVCLNGLKEGWKNGCRRVIALDGCFLKKPNQGELLTAIGRDGNNHIFPIAWAVVSVENKQNWTWFLELISLDLEVEGGVGLTLMSDQHKGLIEAVKDIM, from the exons atgattttgtacggggcatcacaaaatgGCTTATCAATATGGTATCATAGGAGCTCTGAAAAGGTGGTGATTGCAAAGTGTGGCCAAAGACCACCTAAACTCAAAAATCCAGATGAAG GTAAAAAAAGGAAGTATAAGAGATACTCTGGTGTAGATAAGAGTGAAGAACCTAAATGTGATTGGAGGTGTTATGGTAGAAAAATGAAGAATGAAGATTCATTTCAGGTTATTTCTTTAAAAGATGAACACACTTGTGTTAGGAATTTTAGGTTTGGTAGTTTGATTAATTATAAATGGATTGGAAAAGAGTTTGGTGACAAAATCAGGGCAAATCCAAACATAAGGCTAGTAGATATAGCTGCCTTAGTGATGAAAAAGTACAAGTGTCAAGTCACTCCTAATCAGTGTAGAAAGGCAAAGGATTGGGCATTATCTGAGTATGAGAAATCAATTGAACAACATTACTCTCTTTTAAGGTCATATGGTGATGAACTACTTAGTAGCAACCCAGGGTCAACAGTTAAAATAGGAGTAACTAATGGGCCTGATGAGAAAGTGTTTTTTGACAGAATGTATGTTTGCTTGAATGGACTCAAAGAAGGATGGAAGAATGGTTGTAGGAGGGTAATAGCTTTGGATGGATGCTTTTTGAAAAAACCTAATCAAGGTGAGTTACTAACTGCTATAGGAAGGGATGGCAACAATCACATTTTCCCTATTGCTTGGGCTGTTGTTAGTGTAGAGAATAAACAAAACTGGACATGGTTTTTAGAGCTTATTTCTTTAGATTTGGAAGTTGAAGGTGGTGTTGGACTAACTCTCATGTCTGACCAGCACAAGGGTTTAATAGAAGCAGTCAAGgacattatgtag